The window CTGAATGGCGTTCATCATCAGATTCATGATGACCTGCTGTATCTGTACCTTATCGCCCGAAATAGCCGGTAAGCCAGGCGATACCATGACGCGTAACTCGACATTTTTCGAAGATAATTCACCTCTTAGCAGCAGGATAACCTCTTCCAACAAGACAGCGGGGGAAAGAAGAGCCCGGCTGGCAGGTTCCTTCCGTGTAAGGGATCTGACGCGTTTGATTATCTCCCCAGCGCGCGTGCCGTTGCGCACGATCTGGTCAAAACAGGACAAAGCTTCGTTGATGTCAGCTTGTGGCCTTTTCAGCCAACGTTGGCCTGAACGTGCAAATGTAATGATCGCGGATAGCGGTTGATTGACTTCATGTGCAATCGAAATGGCGAGCTGCCCAAGCGTCGTGACACGGTCAGCATGTGCGAGTTCCGATTGCGCCACCCGCAGTTTCATCTGCGCTTCATTTCGCTCCGTGATATCCAAGGCCATCACGAGAACATGTCGGTTTTCCACATCGTTCAATGGCCGGGTTACACGCAAAAAGACATCACGTGTCGCATTATTGCTGCCGTTAAACGTTGTTTCGATTTCATATTCGCTGTAACCTAACGCCAGCTGTCTTAGAACTTCACGAAAGACCGCCTGATCTTTGAAGAGACTTCGGAGCGAATTACCAGTAAGATCTTGTGGCGACGACGCACCCAGCAAGAGTGCTGCGGCTCCGTTTGCATCGCGAATATATGGATAATCTTGGAATTTATCCACGCGCGCGTCCCACAGTACAGAACTATGTGTTTCCCAGTCCTTGATTAATATGTTCATAACCGAACAGTCAACTTCAAAGATGGCGGACCCGACGGCCTGAAAGATCGCACTATATCGTTGCTCTGAACGCTCACGTTCCGCAGTCGCCTTACGTTGTTCGGTCAAATCAGCCCCGAATTCAATAACGCCGCATTCTCTCCCGTCGCTATCGATCCTGACAATCCATCTTGTGTCAATTACAATGGTTTCCCCGGATCTGCGATTACGGGTAATCTCGCCGTTCCACTGCCCAGAAGACTTCAGGTCGTGCGCTGCATGAGCAGGCAACGGACTGCGCCCCAGTAAGTCAGAACTTTTTTTTCCAACCGCCTCGTCTTCTCGCCAACCATATAGATGTACTGCACCATCATTCCAGTAGGTGATCGTATCGTCCTGGTCACGAATGATCACTGTGTCGTGGGTAAGGGCAAGCATCCGCACTTGTTCGGACAGTAATGTCCTCGTTCTCCTGTTTCTTGCCGAAAGTTGTGCGGCGACACCAATTGCAACGATGCTAACGGCCAGACGAGCATATGGGCCGCCCAGAGGTTCACCGTAGTGCTTCAGCAAAAAAGACGTACAGGCCAGCGCGATGCAGCCTGCACTTGTCAGAAGAATAATTGTTACGCCGCATGTATCTGCCACCAGAAACACGACGAGGACATAAAGAACCGCAAAGGCATCATGGAATTGTGTCAGAGTATTAAGAATAAATACGCATATCGCAACAATAAAAGCGATGCATCGAGCCCCAAGGATGTAAAATCTTTTTGGTGCACCTCCACTCATGGCAAGGAAAGATAATACCGGCGAGAACGTCACAACATAGGCTCCCAACGTCGTCATTCTGCCTGAGTCAGGCAGAGGGGTATAGCAGACCTTGCGGTGGAAGTGCACCACGGTCTCACCGGAGACCGATGGGATTTCTTACTGGAAAGCGTCGTACGTCAGACCACGAGAGGCTTGGTTTTCGAAAGCGCTGCTATGGTCTCGTCATCAACATTCAGATGCGCTTTCACCATATCATGTGGAGACAGGGCCAGCCACTGATTGGCTGAGAAGTCAGCAAACTGGGAGCTTTTAAACGCTTCAAGGAAAACCAGCGGTTCATCCCCGATATTTTCGAGGTAGTGACCCATGCCAAACGGGACATAACCGACGTCACCAGCACTATAGTCGAAGGTCCTCGCCTTCCCCCCCGACGCAAAAACGGTCATCCGGGCTTTACCACGGATGAAATACTGCCATTCATCGTTATTGCTATGCCAATGCAGTTCCCTTAGCCGTCCCGGTTCCACGACCACAATGGCAGCAGCGATCGTTGACGCGGCAGGGAAGTTTGTTGAATCGACAATTCTCACTTCACCCCCCGCTGCTTTTATCGGCTTCTGCTCCATGAGATGATGTGTGTACTTAACCGGGCTTTGTCCCAGTGGGGAAGGCACCCGTTCATCTTCGATCGGCCCTGGAACGGCTCCTGAAAATATCCAGCGTGAATGCTCGACATCCTTCGGAAGATTATCGAACTTCGCGGCTGGCACGCCAAAATTTTTGGCCAGAATGTGCCGGGGGGTATGGGCCAGCCAGTCGCTGATCAGGAAAGTCTCATTTTCAGAAAAGCTGCCATCGTCGAAAACAAGGAGAAACTCGCAGCCATCGTCTTCCAGACCCTGGATGGAATGAGGGACACCAGCTGGAAAATTCCAGATATCGCCAGCTTGAACATCATCGATAAAGTCGCGCCCCTGTGGGTCAAGCGCGGTTACCCTTGCTTTACCGGCGAGCATCAGGCCCCATTCGGCTTCCTTATGATAATGGAGTTCACGATACCCGCCGCGATTAAGTCGCATATTGACACCGGCAAGCGTCGTTGCCACCGGGAGTTCACGCTCGGTGATTTCGCGCGCCCATCCTCCGGTACCGAGACGGTTACGCGCCGTACCGTACGAGAACTTGAGGTTGGGAATGGTTCCCGCGTCGGTATCAGGCGACGCCATTAGGTCGGGGTTCTCGCGTTCTAATGGTAGATTGCGCGGTCCGAGGACCGTGCCGCCGCGGTTCCCGCGCTGAGGCTGAGGGGTTGTATCAGCAGGGGCTTCTTTCCAGGGTAATTCAACCATTTGGTAACTTCCCACTTTGGATTTTTGCTTGTCCGGCCGCACGCTTGCGTCTGGACGCATAACACCCGAGGATAAGGCAAGCGAGACATTCGAGCGATTATACCAAGGTATGATTTCTTGGAGCGCCATTTTTCGGCAGTTTGCCCCATCCTTTTCGGTCAGTCGCCGACGGAGAACGAAATACTGCGACCGACAGGAGTGCCCGTCCGGCGGGCACCAGCCGACCATAATAGCATCGTGCAATAACCTGCATATGTTAAATGCGATAACTTTTTCAATCAGGGAGGTAAACCGATTTATGCGTAAACTTTTTTTTCTGGCGAGCTGCGCGTCTTTGATTCTATCGCCACTTTCGGGATTTTGTGCTGACCCAGAAATTCATCATACGCGCCCGGGCGGTGAACCTGAACGTCTCGGTGATCAGGAGACAGCAGCGACTCCCCAGGAACCGACTTATTCCGCGCCCAGCGAGAAGAAGCCGCGGCACGTACTAAACCACAATCGTAAGGCAACCAGATAAAAGATGGTTACACGGAGCGATGAGAACATCGCATCCTGCAGGGCATCAAGAAGAACTTACGTCACACCCACCAGGTTCTCTGGTTTTAGACTGATGATAATAGCGGTTCATCATGACTGCTGTTGTCAATGATCCGTGATTACGTACATTCATGAGCGGGTGTTCAGTTAGCGTGCGGCACTACCATATGTCTGATCTGTAATGCTCTATCGCTGCCTCCTGAAGAGATATGAATACGCGGTGACGTGATCTCGAGTGGCGAAGTTTCTAATGCAAAAGCGGTGCAATCCGACGGACTGACCTGACAACGAAAAAGACTTTCCGAATACGGTCTCATCAAATCGGGCGTAAGCACGCACACGGACGATCAGCGCGATGTAGGTTTGCCACTGCAAAAAATATCATAACCGTAAAGTTAATTTTAGATACTGCGTCCGTGAACTAAACCTAAGTACAATAGATACTCTGAGCGCCGGTTCCTATTG is drawn from Komagataeibacter xylinus and contains these coding sequences:
- a CDS encoding ATP-binding protein: MGAYVVTFSPVLSFLAMSGGAPKRFYILGARCIAFIVAICVFILNTLTQFHDAFAVLYVLVVFLVADTCGVTIILLTSAGCIALACTSFLLKHYGEPLGGPYARLAVSIVAIGVAAQLSARNRRTRTLLSEQVRMLALTHDTVIIRDQDDTITYWNDGAVHLYGWREDEAVGKKSSDLLGRSPLPAHAAHDLKSSGQWNGEITRNRRSGETIVIDTRWIVRIDSDGRECGVIEFGADLTEQRKATAERERSEQRYSAIFQAVGSAIFEVDCSVMNILIKDWETHSSVLWDARVDKFQDYPYIRDANGAAALLLGASSPQDLTGNSLRSLFKDQAVFREVLRQLALGYSEYEIETTFNGSNNATRDVFLRVTRPLNDVENRHVLVMALDITERNEAQMKLRVAQSELAHADRVTTLGQLAISIAHEVNQPLSAIITFARSGQRWLKRPQADINEALSCFDQIVRNGTRAGEIIKRVRSLTRKEPASRALLSPAVLLEEVILLLRGELSSKNVELRVMVSPGLPAISGDKVQIQQVIMNLMMNAIQAMMTITERPRLLDIMVADGESGSNAIRMTFEDSGPGFSCLDPTELFEPFVTTKTQGMGMGLSICREIITSHGGTIEAKNRVPCGANVTVMLNAAGSSHGN
- a CDS encoding oxalate decarboxylase family bicupin, producing MVELPWKEAPADTTPQPQRGNRGGTVLGPRNLPLERENPDLMASPDTDAGTIPNLKFSYGTARNRLGTGGWAREITERELPVATTLAGVNMRLNRGGYRELHYHKEAEWGLMLAGKARVTALDPQGRDFIDDVQAGDIWNFPAGVPHSIQGLEDDGCEFLLVFDDGSFSENETFLISDWLAHTPRHILAKNFGVPAAKFDNLPKDVEHSRWIFSGAVPGPIEDERVPSPLGQSPVKYTHHLMEQKPIKAAGGEVRIVDSTNFPAASTIAAAIVVVEPGRLRELHWHSNNDEWQYFIRGKARMTVFASGGKARTFDYSAGDVGYVPFGMGHYLENIGDEPLVFLEAFKSSQFADFSANQWLALSPHDMVKAHLNVDDETIAALSKTKPLVV